A single region of the Sulfurospirillum arsenophilum NBRC 109478 genome encodes:
- the pseG gene encoding UDP-2,4-diacetamido-2,4,6-trideoxy-beta-L-altropyranose hydrolase, protein MRTLIRSDSSSNIGLGHVMRDLVFAKSLEGEVIFACQNLQGNIISSIPYEVKILKSNDVDELEELIKALHVKLLVIDHYGIDAQFEQKIKEATKVKILSFDDTYEPHHCDILLNHNLCADVSRYKNLVPKKCKLRCGSLYTLIRNEFKEEKKQTCEKIYDVFIAMGGTDATNITLDILKTLPKELQISVLTTTANAHLHELQNYVQGKPNIVLHVNSNEVAKLLHQSRLAIVTPSVMVHEVLFMEVPFIAIKVASNQDDMFAYLQKQEYPVLKEWDASLFMQLYNAQ, encoded by the coding sequence ATGAGAACTTTGATTCGGAGTGATAGTTCAAGCAACATTGGGCTTGGACATGTCATGCGAGATCTTGTCTTTGCCAAAAGCTTAGAAGGCGAAGTCATTTTTGCGTGTCAAAACCTACAGGGGAACATCATTTCCTCCATTCCTTACGAGGTCAAAATCTTAAAATCAAACGATGTGGATGAGCTGGAAGAGCTGATTAAAGCTTTACATGTAAAGCTTTTAGTGATCGATCACTACGGTATTGATGCGCAGTTTGAGCAAAAAATCAAAGAAGCCACCAAAGTAAAAATCCTAAGCTTCGATGATACGTATGAACCTCATCACTGCGATATTCTTTTAAACCACAATCTCTGTGCCGATGTTTCGCGATATAAAAACCTTGTACCCAAAAAGTGCAAACTGCGTTGCGGTAGTCTTTATACACTCATTCGCAATGAATTTAAAGAAGAAAAGAAACAGACGTGTGAGAAAATATATGACGTGTTTATCGCAATGGGTGGGACAGATGCGACCAACATCACGCTCGACATTTTGAAAACACTTCCAAAAGAGTTACAGATAAGCGTTCTTACAACCACGGCAAACGCTCATCTTCACGAGCTTCAAAACTACGTTCAGGGCAAACCTAACATTGTTTTACATGTAAACTCCAACGAAGTCGCCAAACTGCTACACCAAAGTCGCTTAGCCATCGTAACACCGAGTGTTATGGTGCATGAGGTACTGTTTATGGAAGTACCCTTCATCGCGATTAAAGTGGCAAGCAATCAAGACGATATGTTTGCATATCTTCAAAAACAGGAGTACCCTGTTTTAAAGGAGTGGGATGCGTCTTTATTTATGCAACTTTACAACGCTCAGTGA
- a CDS encoding DegT/DnrJ/EryC1/StrS family aminotransferase, whose amino-acid sequence MKKLAINGGEKVRSNPFPAYNTIGAEEEEAVLRVLRSGKLSTYLGAWHDDFYGGSEVRAFEKEWAQFFGVKHAISVNSATSGLICAVGAAGIEAGDEVIVSPYTMSASAVAPLFYGGIPVFADVEKDTYCLDPKSVEQKITPKTKAIIVVDIFGQPYNVEAINAIAKKHNLIVIEDAAQAPGAKYKEIFAGTLGDMGVFSLNYHKHIHSGEGGVIVTNDDALANKLQLIRNHAESVIANKGFKAPNELINMVGFNFRMTEMECAVAREQLKKLPSLLKTRQDNVAYINEALKSIPCLKTTTIREHVKHAFYVHPLEFDASLAGVHRDVFIKAVKAELPRTIMRDDSDVLMGCGYVKPIYLQPMFVHKIAFGSKGYPFNLSTVTYQKGDCPVCESLHFERLFTHELMRPGMSREDMDDVVKAFAKVWENKEELK is encoded by the coding sequence ATGAAAAAATTAGCCATCAACGGCGGAGAAAAAGTAAGATCCAACCCTTTTCCAGCTTACAACACCATAGGAGCAGAGGAAGAAGAAGCCGTCCTACGTGTGCTTCGTAGTGGAAAGCTTTCCACGTATCTTGGGGCTTGGCATGATGATTTTTACGGTGGAAGTGAAGTGCGTGCCTTTGAGAAAGAGTGGGCGCAGTTTTTTGGCGTCAAACATGCTATCAGTGTTAACTCTGCTACTTCTGGACTTATTTGCGCCGTAGGAGCGGCTGGGATCGAAGCGGGCGATGAAGTTATCGTCAGTCCCTACACCATGTCAGCCTCAGCCGTTGCACCGCTTTTTTACGGTGGTATTCCTGTATTTGCCGATGTTGAGAAAGACACTTACTGTTTAGACCCTAAAAGCGTTGAGCAAAAGATTACTCCCAAAACGAAAGCCATCATCGTGGTGGACATCTTTGGACAACCGTACAATGTTGAAGCCATCAATGCAATCGCGAAAAAGCACAACCTCATCGTCATCGAAGATGCAGCGCAAGCTCCCGGGGCAAAGTATAAAGAAATTTTTGCGGGAACTTTGGGCGATATGGGTGTTTTTTCACTTAACTACCACAAGCATATCCATTCAGGCGAAGGCGGAGTCATCGTTACCAATGATGACGCGCTTGCCAATAAACTGCAACTCATCCGCAACCATGCCGAGTCGGTCATCGCCAATAAAGGCTTTAAAGCTCCAAATGAGCTTATCAACATGGTCGGATTTAACTTTCGTATGACAGAGATGGAGTGTGCGGTGGCGCGTGAACAGCTCAAAAAACTTCCCTCTTTGCTTAAAACACGTCAAGACAATGTCGCCTACATCAACGAAGCACTTAAAAGCATTCCTTGCCTTAAAACAACCACCATTCGCGAACATGTCAAACACGCTTTTTACGTGCATCCCTTAGAGTTTGACGCAAGCCTTGCAGGTGTCCACCGTGACGTTTTCATCAAAGCAGTGAAAGCAGAACTACCTCGAACCATCATGCGCGATGATTCCGATGTTTTGATGGGATGCGGTTATGTGAAACCCATTTACCTGCAACCCATGTTTGTCCATAAAATTGCGTTTGGAAGCAAAGGCTATCCGTTTAATCTCTCAACTGTAACCTACCAAAAAGGCGACTGCCCCGTATGTGAGAGTCTGCATTTTGAACGTCTTTTCACCCATGAACTCATGCGCCCAGGAATGAGCAGAGAAGATATGGACGATGTGGTTAAAGCATTTGCGAAAGTATGGGAAAACAAAGAGGAATTAAAGTAA
- a CDS encoding class I SAM-dependent methyltransferase, translated as MSSRAPKEIHEERLKMHNANVANRVQYFDPKTGSFYENLLEERPCPTCKTNHEQFLFFKDGGRYVKCTQCDIVYLNPVFKDENLEKYYRTNHDLQSEIVANDGDFYTNIYSKGLRAIERVAPKGNILDIGCSAGIFLDLAKSAGWKTFGVELNEREASYATAKGHTIYNKFLNEVTFEAPLEAICLWDVFEHLKDGEVYLKDMKALLSEKGVVFLQIPSADSLAAKMLREKCNMYDGIEHVNLYSYKSIEKLALKCGFEIESCETVIGEIGVMNNYLNYDDPYFGNSTNTKTFLGGLDEKWLHDQKMGYKMQLVLRKKG; from the coding sequence ATGAGTTCAAGAGCACCTAAAGAAATACACGAAGAACGCCTCAAAATGCACAATGCCAATGTCGCAAACCGTGTGCAATACTTTGACCCAAAAACAGGCTCTTTTTATGAAAACCTTTTGGAAGAACGACCCTGCCCTACATGTAAAACCAACCATGAGCAATTTTTATTTTTTAAAGACGGTGGGCGCTATGTGAAATGTACGCAGTGCGATATCGTCTATCTCAACCCCGTATTTAAAGATGAAAATTTAGAGAAGTACTACCGCACCAACCACGACTTACAAAGTGAAATTGTTGCCAATGATGGGGATTTTTATACCAACATCTACAGCAAAGGGCTACGCGCCATAGAGCGTGTTGCACCTAAAGGGAATATCCTTGATATTGGCTGTTCCGCTGGTATCTTTTTAGACCTAGCCAAGAGTGCGGGTTGGAAAACATTTGGCGTGGAACTGAACGAGCGAGAAGCGTCGTATGCAACCGCTAAAGGTCATACCATTTACAATAAATTCCTTAATGAAGTCACTTTTGAAGCACCCTTAGAAGCTATTTGCCTATGGGATGTCTTTGAGCATCTTAAAGATGGCGAAGTCTATCTCAAAGACATGAAAGCACTTTTAAGTGAAAAGGGTGTTGTCTTTTTACAAATCCCAAGTGCGGATTCACTGGCTGCGAAAATGCTTCGAGAAAAATGCAACATGTACGATGGAATAGAACATGTCAACTTGTACTCTTACAAATCCATTGAAAAATTGGCGCTTAAGTGTGGTTTTGAAATTGAAAGTTGTGAGACAGTCATCGGAGAAATTGGCGTCATGAATAACTATCTAAATTACGATGACCCTTATTTTGGCAATAGCACCAACACTAAAACGTTCCTTGGTGGCCTTGATGAAAAATGGCTACATGACCAAAAAATGGGCTATAAAATGCAACTGGTTCTAAGGAAAAAAGGATGA
- a CDS encoding Gfo/Idh/MocA family protein: protein MQKTLSCAIVGAGSIGGLIDSPNSANIASHAHAISKHPHCKLTAICEPDSTNQGAFIGRWGEMGVYHSLDSLLQYETIDLLAIASPTQFHAATLEEALHVKSLSAIICEKPLVATAQELAHLKPLLLSSEKKILIHLMRRYDPSFIKLANAIAAQKWGKAVRFQGAFTKGLLHNGVHMLAVLSHFFGEIESIKGLHVKRLNEDIGGDFDVTCKNAQGLLSCMEELPYSAFELSIWFENGKIEIKEGGSRIDTFVKKPSPLYEGYFSLEHEETLPNTLKDYALHSLEFLLQNDDITCKQILQEQLNVHAKIFETIAKEKQK, encoded by the coding sequence ATGCAAAAAACTCTCTCATGTGCCATTGTTGGAGCAGGCAGTATTGGCGGGCTTATCGACTCGCCTAACAGTGCCAATATCGCTTCACATGCTCACGCCATAAGTAAACATCCCCATTGTAAATTAACGGCTATTTGTGAGCCTGACAGTACAAACCAAGGTGCGTTTATCGGACGTTGGGGCGAGATGGGCGTTTACCATTCGCTCGACTCTCTTTTGCAGTATGAAACTATCGACTTGCTCGCCATTGCGTCACCGACACAGTTTCATGCAGCAACACTGGAAGAGGCTTTACATGTAAAAAGTTTGAGCGCCATTATCTGCGAAAAACCTTTGGTTGCAACCGCTCAAGAATTAGCCCACTTAAAGCCTTTACTACTTTCTAGCGAGAAAAAAATCCTTATTCACCTGATGCGTAGGTATGACCCCTCTTTTATCAAACTTGCCAATGCTATTGCCGCACAAAAATGGGGCAAAGCCGTGCGTTTTCAAGGTGCTTTCACCAAAGGTTTGCTTCACAATGGCGTACACATGCTAGCCGTTTTGAGCCATTTTTTTGGTGAAATAGAAAGTATCAAAGGTTTACATGTAAAACGTTTAAACGAAGATATCGGTGGTGATTTTGACGTTACATGTAAAAATGCACAGGGCTTGCTCAGTTGTATGGAAGAGCTTCCTTACTCGGCATTTGAGCTTAGTATCTGGTTTGAAAATGGCAAAATAGAGATCAAAGAGGGAGGCTCTCGTATTGATACATTTGTCAAAAAACCCTCACCTTTATATGAGGGCTATTTTAGTTTGGAACACGAAGAAACCCTCCCCAATACATTGAAAGACTATGCCCTGCATTCCCTTGAATTTTTACTCCAAAACGACGATATAACCTGCAAGCAGATCTTGCAAGAACAGTTGAATGTTCACGCAAAAATTTTTGAAACCATTGCAAAAGAGAAACAAAAATGA
- the pseF gene encoding pseudaminic acid cytidylyltransferase, whose protein sequence is MRLAIIPARGGSKRIPRKNIKAFCGKPMIAYSIEAAQKSGCFDKIVVSTDDEEIAALARTLGAEVPFMRPKELSDDHTATIPVIAHAITASVRDLSEVEAVCCIYATAPFVQAQYIQEAYEKLSSTKASYAFSATSFAYPIQRAIRLTKEDRVEMFSPENFAVRSQDLEEAYHDAGQFYWGTPEAWLEGQVIFAPHSTAVLLPRHLVQDIDTPEDWIRAEFMYKALLLS, encoded by the coding sequence ATGAGACTCGCCATCATCCCAGCACGCGGAGGCAGTAAACGCATTCCTCGTAAAAATATCAAAGCATTTTGTGGCAAACCGATGATCGCTTATAGTATTGAAGCCGCTCAAAAAAGTGGCTGTTTTGACAAAATTGTTGTCAGTACAGACGATGAAGAGATTGCGGCATTGGCACGCACATTGGGTGCGGAAGTTCCTTTTATGCGACCCAAAGAGCTGAGTGATGACCACACGGCAACAATCCCCGTCATCGCCCATGCAATTACCGCTTCGGTTCGTGATCTGAGCGAGGTTGAAGCAGTGTGTTGCATCTATGCTACAGCCCCTTTTGTGCAAGCCCAGTACATCCAAGAAGCGTATGAAAAACTCTCTTCCACAAAAGCTTCTTACGCTTTTAGTGCGACCAGTTTTGCTTACCCTATTCAGCGTGCGATTCGCCTCACGAAAGAAGATCGTGTCGAGATGTTTTCACCTGAAAATTTTGCAGTGCGTAGCCAAGATTTAGAGGAAGCGTACCACGATGCAGGGCAATTTTACTGGGGAACGCCTGAAGCATGGTTAGAAGGTCAAGTGATTTTTGCACCTCACTCCACAGCCGTTCTTTTACCTCGCCATTTGGTGCAAGACATTGACACGCCAGAAGACTGGATACGCGCAGAATTTATGTATAAAGCTCTTTTGCTTTCATGA
- the hisH gene encoding imidazole glycerol phosphate synthase subunit HisH encodes MSANIVIIDYGMGNLRSVQKAFEKVGFSATITRDHALIKEASHIVLPGVGAFGDAMKNLNSLGLSELLHVEVLEHKKLFLGICLGMQLIAEKSYEFGEHQGLGWIEDAKVVRFEEGSLKIPHVGWNEMNFRHPSILFQDIPDHSNFYFVHSYYFEAPSTYAIGYCDYGKSFVCAIQKDNIFATQFHPEKSQTHGLQIIKNFAQLTKESLC; translated from the coding sequence TTGTCCGCTAACATCGTCATTATTGATTATGGTATGGGAAATCTTCGCTCGGTGCAAAAAGCCTTTGAAAAAGTAGGCTTCTCTGCCACCATTACTCGTGACCATGCCCTCATTAAAGAAGCTTCTCACATCGTTTTACCCGGTGTCGGAGCTTTTGGCGATGCGATGAAAAATCTCAATAGTTTGGGACTCAGTGAGCTTTTACATGTAGAAGTTTTGGAGCATAAAAAACTCTTTTTAGGTATCTGTCTTGGAATGCAACTTATCGCAGAAAAAAGCTATGAATTTGGAGAACACCAAGGACTAGGCTGGATAGAAGATGCGAAAGTTGTGCGCTTTGAAGAAGGCTCTTTAAAAATTCCTCATGTGGGCTGGAACGAGATGAACTTTCGTCATCCTAGCATTTTATTTCAAGATATTCCCGACCATAGCAACTTTTACTTTGTACACTCTTACTATTTTGAAGCACCTTCAACGTATGCCATAGGCTATTGTGACTATGGTAAATCTTTTGTCTGTGCCATCCAAAAAGACAATATCTTTGCAACGCAATTTCACCCTGAAAAAAGTCAAACACACGGACTTCAAATTATCAAAAACTTTGCACAGTTAACGAAGGAATCGCTATGCTAA
- the pseA gene encoding pseudaminic acid biosynthesis protein PseA: protein MRFCTKCVMPDTKPDLHFDEHGVCDACRSQKAKDFDIDWEARKQEFLEVVKKHKKNKYYDCIIGVSGGKDSTYQVMSVLEMGLNPLCVCFEPTIPTEVGRQNLANLNQLGVDLIHIKRNPKVYKSMIKEAVKRVGDCEWPNHLGIFTTPAHIAVNFNIPLLIWGENSELEYGGPAASKDNACLDRKWLEEFGGLLGNRATDMLGVDGISEKDLALYFYPEDKDVQRVGVTGLFLGYYIKWDLRKILSAAQKSGFSTSDRRVETTYENFENLDCYSNHVHDYLKYVKYGFGRASDNACLDVRLGYISRAEAVRLVTKYDGIPPMKAIGEFLKYTGFTREEFDAIVDSFTNKKIFQRDANGKFIKDIDGSLVRKEEYIVR from the coding sequence ATGAGATTTTGTACCAAATGTGTGATGCCTGACACAAAACCTGATTTGCATTTTGATGAGCATGGTGTCTGTGATGCGTGTCGGTCACAAAAGGCTAAAGATTTTGATATTGACTGGGAAGCACGCAAGCAAGAGTTTTTAGAGGTTGTCAAAAAACATAAAAAAAACAAATACTACGACTGCATCATCGGCGTCAGCGGTGGCAAAGACTCTACGTATCAAGTGATGAGTGTCCTTGAGATGGGACTTAACCCGCTGTGTGTCTGTTTTGAGCCGACCATTCCTACCGAAGTGGGTCGTCAAAATCTTGCAAACCTCAACCAATTAGGCGTCGATTTGATTCATATCAAACGCAATCCTAAAGTCTATAAATCGATGATCAAAGAGGCGGTTAAACGTGTAGGGGATTGTGAATGGCCAAACCATTTGGGCATTTTTACAACACCTGCGCACATTGCGGTTAACTTCAACATTCCTCTTCTCATCTGGGGCGAAAACTCCGAACTCGAATACGGCGGACCTGCGGCGAGTAAAGACAATGCCTGCTTAGATAGAAAATGGCTTGAAGAGTTTGGTGGACTTTTGGGGAACCGTGCGACGGATATGCTTGGCGTGGACGGTATTAGCGAGAAAGATTTGGCACTCTACTTCTACCCAGAAGATAAAGATGTTCAAAGAGTGGGCGTTACAGGACTCTTCTTGGGCTACTACATCAAGTGGGATTTACGAAAGATTTTAAGTGCTGCCCAAAAAAGCGGTTTTAGTACCTCTGATAGACGCGTTGAGACTACCTATGAAAATTTTGAAAACCTAGACTGCTACAGTAACCATGTCCATGACTACCTCAAATACGTCAAATACGGTTTTGGTAGAGCCAGCGACAATGCTTGTTTAGATGTGCGTTTGGGTTATATTTCTCGCGCGGAAGCCGTACGTTTAGTTACTAAATACGATGGTATTCCTCCAATGAAAGCGATTGGTGAATTTTTAAAATACACAGGCTTTACACGCGAGGAGTTTGATGCTATCGTTGACTCGTTTACCAATAAAAAAATCTTCCAAAGAGATGCCAATGGCAAATTTATCAAAGATATAGACGGTTCATTGGTACGAAAAGAGGAATACATTGTCCGCTAA
- a CDS encoding GNAT family N-acetyltransferase, translated as MNNPFLIGKNIYLRGLNVEDAQGDYPSWLNDEKVCQYSEHHVFPYTQAQAIQYIEQLPSQKDRIMLAIVDKQSNTHIGNITLLAISSLHRSAEFSILIGNKNFHGKGISKEASMLLLDHGFNTMNLHRICCGTMVSNTAMQRLALSVGMQQEGIFRDEVYKEGSYHNTIRFSILKDEFNAKKHQSEKHS; from the coding sequence GTGAATAATCCTTTTTTAATTGGTAAAAACATCTATCTTCGTGGTTTGAATGTTGAAGATGCACAAGGTGATTATCCGAGTTGGTTAAACGATGAAAAAGTGTGCCAATACAGTGAACATCATGTATTCCCTTATACTCAAGCCCAAGCCATTCAATACATCGAACAACTCCCTTCTCAAAAAGACCGCATTATGCTTGCGATTGTGGACAAGCAAAGTAACACACATATCGGGAACATTACCCTGCTCGCCATCTCATCGTTGCACCGAAGTGCAGAGTTTTCCATTCTTATCGGCAATAAAAATTTCCACGGCAAAGGCATTTCCAAAGAAGCATCTATGCTACTTCTCGACCACGGGTTCAATACAATGAACTTGCACCGCATCTGTTGTGGAACGATGGTTTCCAACACAGCCATGCAACGCCTTGCACTCTCCGTGGGTATGCAACAAGAGGGCATTTTTAGAGATGAAGTTTACAAAGAGGGAAGCTACCATAACACAATTCGTTTTAGTATCCTCAAAGATGAATTTAACGCAAAAAAACACCAATCGGAGAAACACTCATGA
- the pseH gene encoding UDP-4-amino-4,6-dideoxy-N-acetyl-beta-L-altrosamine N-acetyltransferase produces MRLYLCNFTTLSESQKKMILMWRNHENVKAYMYNANEISEAEHFDFIEALKTREDRRYFLVQHEGIDIGVIDFNDISTSSATLGLYANPKLDQKGIGSLLMQSIVEYAFKRLKVNILKAEVFEDNAKAKALYEKFGFCEKERISVNEKEVICMELTNEHR; encoded by the coding sequence ATGCGTCTTTATTTATGCAACTTTACAACGCTCAGTGAGTCTCAAAAAAAGATGATTTTAATGTGGCGAAATCACGAAAATGTCAAAGCTTACATGTACAATGCAAATGAGATCAGCGAAGCAGAGCATTTTGATTTTATCGAGGCTTTGAAAACACGCGAAGATAGACGCTACTTTTTAGTACAACATGAAGGTATTGATATAGGCGTTATTGACTTTAATGACATTTCAACCTCTTCTGCAACACTGGGACTTTACGCAAATCCAAAGCTCGATCAAAAAGGGATTGGTTCACTTTTGATGCAAAGCATTGTAGAGTATGCGTTTAAAAGATTAAAGGTGAACATACTCAAAGCGGAAGTTTTTGAGGACAACGCAAAAGCCAAAGCATTGTATGAAAAATTTGGATTTTGCGAAAAAGAGCGTATAAGCGTCAATGAAAAAGAGGTTATTTGCATGGAGCTAACCAATGAACATCGGTAA
- the pseI gene encoding pseudaminic acid synthase — protein sequence MNIGNFDLDGTRTLIIAELSANHGNSIETAKETIRAAKKAGADAIKLQTYTADTLTLNCDKEDFVVKGGTLWDNKTLYELYKEAFTPWEWHAELFACAKEEGLLCFSTPFDKSAVDFLEQFDPPAYKVASFEITDYELVRYMASKQRPMIISTGIATLNEIEDVVRICQREDNSEIILLQCTSSYPAPLEGANLLTIPDLAKRFGVIAGFSDHTLGITAPITAVALGAKVIEKHFILDKAIGGADASFSLDVEAFTLMVQAVREAEKLLGQPTYNSDTKTIKGRQFSRSLYIAKDIAKGEVLSEENIRSIRPGYGLHPRYIKDVLGKCAKENLSFGERLHKEDFE from the coding sequence ATGAACATCGGTAATTTTGACTTAGATGGCACACGTACACTTATCATAGCGGAGCTTTCCGCAAACCATGGGAACAGCATCGAAACTGCTAAAGAGACCATAAGAGCGGCTAAAAAAGCGGGTGCAGATGCCATTAAGCTTCAAACCTATACCGCTGACACGTTAACACTCAACTGTGACAAAGAGGACTTCGTCGTCAAAGGTGGCACATTGTGGGATAATAAAACGCTTTATGAACTCTATAAAGAGGCGTTCACCCCTTGGGAGTGGCACGCAGAGCTTTTTGCATGTGCTAAAGAAGAAGGACTCCTCTGTTTCTCAACCCCGTTTGACAAAAGCGCGGTGGATTTTTTAGAGCAATTTGACCCTCCAGCTTATAAAGTAGCGAGTTTTGAAATCACAGACTATGAACTCGTGCGCTACATGGCTTCCAAACAAAGGCCTATGATTATCTCCACGGGTATTGCTACGCTGAATGAAATTGAAGATGTGGTGCGCATTTGTCAAAGGGAAGATAATTCTGAGATTATTTTATTGCAATGTACCTCATCTTACCCTGCCCCGCTTGAGGGCGCAAACCTTCTTACCATACCCGATCTTGCCAAACGTTTTGGTGTCATTGCAGGTTTTTCAGACCACACATTAGGCATCACCGCACCGATTACTGCGGTCGCACTGGGTGCTAAAGTCATCGAAAAGCATTTCATTTTAGACAAAGCCATTGGCGGTGCAGATGCGAGTTTTTCACTCGATGTTGAAGCCTTTACGTTGATGGTTCAAGCGGTACGTGAGGCTGAAAAATTACTGGGTCAACCAACCTATAACAGTGATACGAAAACGATAAAAGGCAGACAATTCTCACGTAGCCTTTATATCGCCAAAGATATTGCAAAAGGTGAAGTATTAAGCGAAGAAAATATCCGCTCCATTCGCCCAGGATACGGGCTCCATCCTCGCTACATCAAAGATGTTTTAGGCAAATGTGCCAAAGAGAATTTAAGCTTTGGAGAGAGACTTCACAAAGAAGATTTCGAGTGA
- the pseC gene encoding UDP-4-amino-4,6-dideoxy-N-acetyl-beta-L-altrosamine transaminase gives MIPYSRQSIDQSDIDAVVETLKGDFLTGGKKVSDFEEALAHYLGVKHVCVMNSATSALHVAYQIIGLQEGDEVITTPLTFAATSNTAIQCGATPVFCDIRYDGNIDERKLEALITPQTKAIAPVDFGGNPLPIDTIKALCDKHKLFLIEDASHALGSETDGIKVGNIADMTIFSFHAIKPITTFEGGAIATNNSAFYEQAKLLRSHGIVKKELWNSDMVTLGENYRLSDVACALGLSQLKRLESFIAKRNEIAHYYDERFANNPYFTTITIDKPKRSTYHLYPILLDRSLWCSKEEIFQALHVKGFGVQVHYKPVYQFSYYKERFGEQRLETTEDFYRAELSIPCHQGMSMEDARMVADALLETLASIKGCHL, from the coding sequence ATGATTCCCTATAGCAGACAAAGTATCGATCAAAGCGATATAGACGCGGTTGTTGAGACGCTTAAAGGCGATTTTCTCACGGGTGGTAAAAAAGTGAGCGACTTTGAAGAAGCACTCGCACACTACTTGGGCGTCAAACACGTTTGTGTGATGAACTCCGCCACTTCGGCTTTACATGTAGCCTATCAGATCATTGGACTTCAAGAGGGTGATGAAGTCATCACAACACCTCTGACATTTGCTGCAACCTCGAACACTGCCATCCAATGCGGGGCGACCCCTGTATTTTGCGATATTCGTTATGATGGCAATATTGACGAACGCAAACTAGAGGCGTTAATCACCCCTCAAACGAAAGCAATAGCGCCTGTGGATTTTGGCGGAAATCCACTGCCTATTGATACCATTAAAGCGCTGTGCGACAAACATAAACTTTTTCTCATTGAAGATGCAAGCCATGCGCTTGGCAGTGAAACAGATGGCATAAAAGTAGGCAATATTGCCGATATGACCATCTTTAGTTTTCACGCCATCAAGCCTATCACGACCTTTGAAGGTGGGGCAATAGCGACCAATAACAGCGCATTTTATGAACAAGCAAAACTGTTACGCTCTCATGGCATCGTCAAAAAAGAGCTGTGGAATTCTGACATGGTCACCCTTGGCGAAAACTACCGTCTGAGTGATGTAGCGTGTGCTCTTGGGCTTTCACAGCTAAAACGATTGGAAAGTTTTATTGCCAAGCGCAACGAGATCGCTCACTACTATGATGAACGCTTTGCGAACAATCCATATTTTACAACCATTACGATTGATAAACCAAAAAGAAGCACCTACCATCTCTACCCTATTTTGCTTGATCGTTCTTTGTGGTGTTCCAAAGAAGAGATCTTCCAAGCTTTACATGTAAAAGGTTTTGGGGTGCAAGTTCACTACAAACCTGTGTACCAATTTAGCTATTACAAAGAGCGTTTTGGCGAACAACGCTTGGAAACGACGGAAGATTTTTACAGAGCTGAGCTTTCCATTCCTTGTCATCAAGGTATGAGCATGGAAGATGCACGCATGGTAGCAGACGCCCTACTTGAGACACTCGCTTCAATCAAAGGATGCCACCTATGA